Within the Heptranchias perlo isolate sHepPer1 chromosome 39, sHepPer1.hap1, whole genome shotgun sequence genome, the region CTAACCTCACCAGATGCACCCCAATGTAAGGTCATGTTTTTGGTTCCTGGGAAGTGTGGGATTGCCTGTGGAATCCTCTTTATCTATTAGGGTTCCGTGCGCCTGAATTACCTCACAAATTTCCAAATATAAGAGTGAAATTCAGAGACTATAGGGTGTCttacaacaacgacttgcatttatatagcgccattaacgtagtaaaacgtcccaaggtgcttaacaGGAGCGATGATTGGACAAAATCTGACgcctagccacataaggagatattaggacaggtgaccaaaagcttggtcaaagaggtaggtttaaaagaacacctttaaggaggagagagaggcggagaggtttagggagggaatttccagatattaggatggggagggctgaaagcatggcctccagtggtggggcgaaggaaggaggagggggatggacaagagtgggaggaatgcagagatctcggagcggTTGTCGGGCTGGACACACAAGTAAGCATCATGCGTGAGAGGTCCTGTGCGCTCTGTGAGGTCGCTGAGTTCATCTCCCTTCTCGTTTTCAGGCTCGATAGGTTTGAAGCTGAGCGGGGAGACCCAGGCCTTGCAGTGGGACTACGAGACAGGAATGGCCTACTCCAACATGGGCTACAAGGACGGGCACCTCCAGATCCCCCGAGGCGGACTGTACTACGTGTACTCTCAGGTCACCTTCTACCTGTCCTCCTGCGAGGAGCTGAGGGCTCGGGAGCCCAACTCCGCCATACTGACCCACAACGTCTACAGGAGCAGCGACTCCTACCCCGAGCCCACCCCGTTGCTAACGGCGACCAAGTCGGTGTGCGAGAGCAGCCTGGGCGACTGGCACGTCACCTTCAGCCAGGGGGCGGTGTTCGCGCTGCAGGAGAGGGACCGACTCTTTGTCACGGTCAACAAAGCGACCCTGGTGGAGCAA harbors:
- the LOC137305117 gene encoding tumor necrosis factor ligand superfamily member 15-like — encoded protein: MALSQQVERCLMSYTVIMTALFFSSNIALVLYFHKFGFQCVNIRQLRRANCSEELQFPSRSDHFPFLGSGDGEEKPVAHLTGSIGLKLSGETQALQWDYETGMAYSNMGYKDGHLQIPRGGLYYVYSQVTFYLSSCEELRAREPNSAILTHNVYRSSDSYPEPTPLLTATKSVCESSLGDWHVTFSQGAVFALQERDRLFVTVNKATLVEQIEQKTFFGAFML